CCACTCACCTTTGTTGGCTCCTCATCTCTTTGGTCTTTCATTGAGAAAGTTCCAGGTGTTAGTCCTTGAAACACTTTGCTTCTCTCTACCTACATTCTCTTACCTATGTTCTCATTCTTACGGCCTAAATGCCATCCAcatgataaaaactcaaattTATATCTCTGTTCCAGTGCTAAGCCTTTCTGGTGATATCTGAGAGGCATCTCAAGCTTTCTATGCCCCAAGTGAAATTCATGCTCTCTTCTCATCCAAACCTCCTGCTGTCATGCTTTCCATACCTTACATAGTAGTCATCCTATCTTTCTAGTTGCTTAGGCAGCTAGGCTACCATTTTTCTCACCCTCCACATCCAACACATCATCATATCATGTCATCTCATTATTTCAAACATAATACAAACAATCTGGGCAACTTGGAAGAATATAATACAATGTATTATTTGGAGGAAACAAAACAGGCAATTAAACAAATAGAATATAatttcagagatttatttaaatcTATGGAGAAGACGAGAGCAGATAATAgataaaaaactattttagatGGTGTGGTCAAGAAAGGGACTCTtaagggagcgcctgggtggctcagtcggttgagcatccgactttggctcaggtcatgatctcacagtccgtgtgttcgagtcccgcgtcgggctctgtgctaacagctcagagcctggagcctgtttcagattctgtgtctccctctctctctgaccctcccccattcatgctctgtctctctgtgtctcaaaaataaataaaatgtttaaaaatatttttttaaaagaaaaggactcTTAAAGAAGATAAAACTAGCCATTCAGATTCAGGTACATGTGCATGATGGAATGTTGGTTTccctcaaaaaacattttttcttcttccagagtATTGGGATTTCAGCTAAGCTCATTAAGTTTCAGCTATAGATTAAATTTTGAAGTTGGCTTCGCTGGTCGTTTTTGTGGCCTCATGGCTGAATCTTTGCGAATGGAATGTACTCAGAAATAATGCAGGCACCTACTATATCActttcttgaaaagaaattatttttccttcaactTATATCTTCCCCCTTTCCTGCAGATAAAATAGTTGTGATGAGAGCAGACTTTGAACACTCTAGGAGACAGTAGGGTTATGTGGACTGAACTTGGCCCCAGATGAGCCAGACGCAACATATCCAGATGATTCATTTTCAACCTGCTACATTAGCTTCCAAATAAATTACTATTTGAGAATAAATTCCTATTGtatttaagccactaaattttgatATAGCAGTTTAACCTAATTTCTAGTTGTAGATTAACTCTGGGCACAAATTCTTTGCAGCTGTTTTCTTCAAGAGGTGGAGTCTTTCTTCATGCTTGCATTGGGGCCAACCTTGACATCATTGATTAGGATAATGTGGTAGAGAAAATGAGTGAGTTAGGAGTCTGAACTTCAAGAAGTCATTCAGCTTTATTTTTacactgaaaatattatttaagaaagCTGGTCCATCCTGCTTTCACATCCTGAAAGAGCATGAGGAGAAGAAAGTAACCAGAATCAATAGAAACGTTTGAGTAAGGTCATCTTTGAACATTTCAGCTCAGATGACCATCCAGAAGACATGTAACTTCACGAATGAGCCTGTGTGAAAGCAGCAAAGAACTGTCTCACCAACTACAGCATTATGAGACATAATAATaaactgttgttttaagccactaggcATTATAATATTTTTGCTACACAACAATAGATAACTGATTAACTATTCAGCTTTTATAATCTTTCTAATTAGTCTGTGGGTTGAACAGAATCTTCATTTTCTTAGTGACTTTCCTGAAAGCATTATTTACCTCTTTATTCCTTAGACTGTAGACAATAGGGTTCAACATGGGGACTATTATTGTATAGAACACAGATGCCATTTGGTCATTGTCCATAGAATGACTAGAACTGGGTTGTAAGTACATGAACGTGACAGCTCCATAGAAGAGGGTGACTGCAGTGAGGTGTGAggcacaggtggagaaggctttCTTCCGTCCCTCGGCTGAGCACATCCTCAGGAGGGCAATGAATATTAACAGATAGGAGGTCAAGATTACTATCAGGGCAAAACAGACATTGAAAGCTGCTAAGATAAAGAGCACAATCTCATTTATGTAGATATCAGAGCAGGAAAGCGCCAGGATTGGAGGGATATCACAGAAAAAGTGATGGACCACATTGGAATGGCAGAAGGAGAGGCTGAAGGTGAATCCAGTGTGGATGGCAGATTCAATAAAACCCCAGACATAGCAGCCTACTGCCATTTGAGCACACAAGCTGGTGGTCACAGTGGTGGTATAATGTAAGGGCTTACATACCGCTGCATGCCGATCATAAGCCATGACAGCTAGCAGGAAACAGTCTACGCTGGCAAAACCCACAAAGAAGAACATCTGAGCAGCACATCCACCATAGGAGATGATTTTATCCCCTGTTAGAAACCCAGCCATCACCTTGGGAGTAACAGCTGAGGAGTAAACACAGTCTACCACAGAGAGGTTACTGAGAAAAATATACATGGGAGTGTGGAGACGGGAGTCCAACAGAATCAACATGATCATCCCAAGATTTCCAATGAGAGTGGTGAGATAAATGAGAGTAAATGTTATGAAGAGAAAGATTTGCAGTTCTGGGTTGTCAGTCAGTCCCAAGAGTCTAAACTCATTCACCTTGGTGCTGTTCTCCATGGATACTATTTTGACATTGTGGTTCACCTATGAAAACAAGAAGGCAAGATGGATAAAATACTTATGCATGGAAAATGGCTCACAGCTCTCCCATGTCACCCAAATGACATGAGCAGACCATGATACCATTACCAGTGCAGACTTCCCAGCAACCACAAGACTGGCATATTCCGACCTCCACCTTTCAATATGTAAGGGTACACACATATTCATCAGCTCTTGACCCCCACTGAGATATTCCAAATAACCAGTCAGTTATCTTCAAAATGGCCATTGCTTATTTTCACGTGGGTTGAAGGCTTTTGTGACCCTCATTCTACCCCCTTGGAAAGGCAACATCAATGtttctgagcttcattttcttcatctgaaaaagtTAAGTGGGCATGGTGTTTCCAACTTGTACTATATTacaagattcttttaaaatggtAGTTTGAAAACAACACAAGTATTTCAAGAGGCAGCATATTGGGCTGGTGAAGAACGTGGTCTCTGGGGTTACCTGTCTTGTATTCAAATCCTGGCATTTCCACTTGCCAGCCAGGTAACCCGGGGCAAGTCATGGCCTTTCCGTACGTCAGTTTCAAACAAAAGTGACAATAACAGTACTTCACAAGGCTGTTTGGACAATTGAACAAGTTGACATGTTTGAATTACCCAAAATACCGCCTAATAGTGTGCAATACATCATAAGTTTTaccattattaaataaataataatattattagcAATATGTATATAAGACTGttgaaaaaataacagaaatattggAATCACACTACTAAAGAAACATGTGGGTAAGTGACCTCATATCTTAAATTCAAATCTATTTAAACAAacataccatttttttaaatattaaaaacaggggtacctgggtggctcagtctgttaagcgtctgacttcagctcaggtcatgatctcgtggttcgtgagttcaagcccagcatcagactctgtgctgacagcttggagtctggagcctgcttcagattctgtgtctccctctctctctggcccttcccctctcaagctctgtgtgtgtctctctctctctctcaaaataaataaacattaaaaaatttaaatattaaaaacaaaaaactggggaCTGACCATGAGGAATGATAAGAGGTACAAATGTTGAGATGCCATCTTTCATGGCGTGACTTCTGCAAGAGGAATCTACTGAAGGTTGTACCAATTATTTCAGCCAACTGGATAATTTCATCATAAAACCGGCTCCACAATGCTCAGAATCCAAGCTATCTATCTGGTCAACCCTGATAAAGTCTTCGACAAAGAATCCCTTAATGCCAGAATTATTCAGCCCTggctctctttccctcacactCCACATGTAGACCATGAGCACAACTGGTTatctctaccttcaaaatatatccctaATTCATGTGCTTGTCACCGTCTCCCATGTACCTGCTCTAGGCCACACCATCATTTAGGTCATGCATGCTAAGAACTCAGGCCCACAGTGGATCACTGGGAAAGGTAGGAAGAGGAAATCTGAGGTGAGATGCAGATGTAGGAGATGAAAGGAAATGAGAGCCAAGGAGTAGATACTAAAGGATGctgaaattttgtcttttcaattaGATAGCAAATGTGTCCTATAGGCCATGTCTTTTTAATGCTAACAACAATAATGTCAGCAATAATGAGTAGCCAGGCACTACCACTACTTGCCCACAAAAGTCTAAAACTTTTGATCAAGGGTCTCTAAATAGCCTGTGCAAAGTTGCACGTGAGACTGTGTTTTAAGAGCACAGGACTAGGTACCACACATGTGCATAGTTAACTGCCTCAGTAAACAGTTCATTCTgagattcactcattcatccttgtattcatttattaatcttttcaccTATCCCCTCAACAAACACGTACTGAGTGTCCACCAGTGTCTAAGTGCTCTCCTAAGAGCAGGGATGttaaatgatgagaaaaatacCATCCGCTACTATTTGGCAAAAATCGCCATTTTCCTAATCACTGAAGGTTGTTGTAACATCTAGCCTCCAGATGAGCAGCCTGGAAGTGTGAGAATATTAAAACCTGGGATGTTAAACTCTGAAAAATCCATGGGAAGGTGTTGTCCTTGTAACTTTACGTAGCAAGTCTTCTAATACCACAATCTAAGCAGACCAGAGAATGGAGCTAAATATTTACCTTGCCCTTCAAGGAAGGTGACACAACTTCACTTAGGATCTTCACATTGCTAGTGccactcaaaaagaaagaaagcatcttGTTGATCTCCTTTCTTAATGTCTGGTCACAAAGATTGAAGTTCTCTAGAGGCAGGGAGATATATAAAGAACAGGTAATTACAAGGTGAGTATTACAAAATATTCTCCAACCTGTCACATAGGGAGGCTGCCATGAGGAAAAATAGGAGAAAGTCTCTGAACAGACTCTACCAAGTACTGAGCAACTCCAAGAAAGAATCATCATACCCACTGTAGACAACATTTTACCTTGGGGGTTATCCCTGCTTATTGTTGCAGGCTCAGAGTGATATGACTGAGAAGTAAGACCACTTAGTTTACTTGGACAACCTTTGTCATTCAGATTCATAAAAAGAGCACCAAAGAGCCTTTGGCACATAGATGGTTCCCTCTAAAATggtgttgggatgcctgggtagctcagtgggttgagcagccaactcttgattttggctcaggtcatgatctcaccattgtaggatcgagccccacgttgggctcagcagcgagtgtggagccagcttgggattctctctccccctctctctctgtccctcccctgaacgtactctctctctctctctctctctctctctctcaaaataaataaaaaagcttttaaaataaaatgaaatgatgccaATAGAGCAATGTTGGGATGTTAGAAGCCaatgatggagaaagagaaggatttATACATACATGAAATTCTCAGGAGAATAGGTACCCAAGGGAGAAAACACAGACTCTGACTCAATTCATGTGGATAAGAAGCAATTAGAGACCCAGCCTACTTTGTTAAGGCATATGTATTTACATTACTTGggattgtttctttttgataGTGCAAACATCTTCAGAAGAGAATTCAGAAGTAACTTTCCTGATGGCAATCAGACAGATTCACAAGAGAGGTCATGGAAACCAGGGTGGGGCCTTACAGGGCTGGTGTTGTCCCAGAGCCACACAacttcctaaaattcatgtgaGGAGGATTACAGGTTATATAATCCTCTGCACTTCAGTTCcgtcatttataaaatggagacaatgggggcacctgggtgactccgtcagttgagcgtccaacttaggctcaggtcatgatctcacagttgatgagttggAGCCACGTatcagctcactgctgtcagtgc
This genomic stretch from Lynx canadensis isolate LIC74 chromosome D1, mLynCan4.pri.v2, whole genome shotgun sequence harbors:
- the LOC115526425 gene encoding olfactory receptor 5B2-like — encoded protein: MENSTKVNEFRLLGLTDNPELQIFLFITFTLIYLTTLIGNLGMIMLILLDSRLHTPMYIFLSNLSVVDCVYSSAVTPKVMAGFLTGDKIISYGGCAAQMFFFVGFASVDCFLLAVMAYDRHAAVCKPLHYTTTVTTSLCAQMAVGCYVWGFIESAIHTGFTFSLSFCHSNVVHHFFCDIPPILALSCSDIYINEIVLFILAAFNVCFALIVILTSYLLIFIALLRMCSAEGRKKAFSTCASHLTAVTLFYGAVTFMYLQPSSSHSMDNDQMASVFYTIIVPMLNPIVYSLRNKEVNNAFRKVTKKMKILFNPQTN